A region of Acidimicrobiales bacterium DNA encodes the following proteins:
- a CDS encoding cytochrome c biogenesis protein CcdA, with product MSVPVSYLAAFGGGVLSFASPCVLPVVPAYLSVVTGLDLAGPADGRGHLARIVRDGLLFVAGFGTVFVLLGVSATSVGQALFHDRLVLTRAAGAFVIAMALFLAGSLVLRLPALYGEVRFHPDTARLGPLAAPVAGVAFGLGWTPCIGPVLASVLSVAATERGIGRGALLLACYAAGLGVPLLAVGCGLGRLAGALAVVRRHLRAVTIASALLLAGFGVLLVLDRMSWATSELEVALRAIGLGRLVTIG from the coding sequence ATGAGCGTCCCGGTGAGCTACCTCGCCGCCTTCGGCGGCGGCGTCCTCTCCTTCGCGTCCCCGTGCGTGCTCCCGGTCGTGCCCGCCTACCTGTCGGTGGTGACGGGCCTCGACCTCGCCGGGCCGGCGGACGGCAGGGGCCACCTGGCGCGCATCGTCCGGGACGGCCTGCTCTTCGTCGCCGGCTTCGGGACGGTCTTCGTGCTCCTCGGCGTCTCGGCCACCTCGGTCGGCCAGGCGCTCTTCCACGACCGCCTCGTCCTCACGCGCGCCGCCGGGGCCTTCGTCATCGCCATGGCGCTCTTCCTCGCCGGCTCCCTCGTGCTGCGCCTCCCCGCCCTCTACGGCGAGGTTCGCTTCCACCCCGACACCGCCCGCCTCGGTCCCCTCGCCGCGCCCGTCGCCGGGGTGGCCTTCGGGCTCGGCTGGACGCCGTGCATCGGCCCGGTCCTCGCCTCGGTCCTGTCCGTGGCAGCGACCGAGCGCGGGATCGGCCGGGGCGCGCTCCTCCTCGCGTGCTACGCGGCGGGGCTCGGCGTGCCGCTCCTCGCGGTCGGCTGCGGCCTCGGCCGCCTGGCAGGCGCCCTCGCGGTGGTGAGGCGCCACCTGCGGGCGGTCACGATCGCCTCGGCCCTGCTCCTCGCGGGCTTCGGCGTCCTGCTCGTCCTCGACCGGATGAGCTGGGCGACGAGCGAGCTCGAGGTGGCGCTGCGCGCCATCGGCCTCGGCCGCCTCGTCACGATCGGCTGA
- a CDS encoding DUF3263 domain-containing protein, with translation MGLSAVERRVLDFERAWWTLGEPKRDAIRARLQMSPSRYYALLDRLADSPDALAYDPLVVRRARRRRAARRARLFGEAPRRSEPR, from the coding sequence ATGGGTCTGAGCGCCGTCGAGCGGCGCGTGCTCGACTTCGAGCGAGCCTGGTGGACCCTCGGCGAACCCAAGCGCGACGCGATCCGTGCCCGCCTCCAGATGTCCCCCTCCCGCTACTACGCGCTCCTCGACCGGCTCGCCGACTCGCCCGACGCCCTCGCCTACGACCCGCTCGTCGTGCGGCGCGCCCGGCGCCGGCGCGCGGCTCGGCGCGCCCGGCTCTTCGGCGAGGCGCCACGCCGGAGCGAGCCTCGCTGA
- the otsB gene encoding trehalose-phosphatase has protein sequence MIVTDFDGTLAPIVDDPQRARPLPGAPDLLAALAARFRTVAVVSGRPARFLAERLELDERPSRLVVFGLYGLERADPGGVGMHAEDLARWRDALARASAAARRQLPVDVLVEDKGLGLTLHWRRAPGARRRVLEVAEALARDAGLALREAKAAIELGPPGAPGKGDVVGRLVAGATGACVLGDDLGDLAAFDALDAVAAAGGWTCKVAVAGPEAPPALLEAADLRLDGPPAALAFLRAVLEAAGGA, from the coding sequence GTGATCGTCACCGACTTCGACGGCACGCTCGCGCCCATCGTCGACGACCCGCAGCGGGCCCGGCCCCTGCCCGGAGCGCCCGACCTCCTCGCGGCGCTCGCGGCGCGCTTCCGGACCGTCGCGGTCGTCTCGGGGCGCCCAGCTCGGTTCCTCGCCGAGCGCCTCGAGCTCGACGAGCGCCCCTCGCGCCTCGTCGTCTTCGGCCTCTACGGCCTCGAGCGGGCCGACCCGGGGGGCGTCGGGATGCACGCCGAGGACCTCGCGCGCTGGCGCGACGCCCTCGCTCGAGCGAGCGCCGCGGCGCGGCGGCAGCTGCCGGTCGACGTGCTCGTGGAGGACAAGGGCCTCGGCCTCACCCTGCACTGGCGACGGGCGCCGGGCGCGCGCCGACGCGTCCTCGAGGTCGCCGAGGCCCTCGCGCGCGACGCAGGCCTGGCGCTGCGCGAGGCGAAGGCGGCGATCGAGCTCGGGCCGCCGGGCGCACCAGGCAAGGGCGACGTGGTCGGGCGCCTCGTCGCGGGCGCGACGGGGGCGTGCGTGCTCGGCGACGACCTCGGGGACCTCGCCGCCTTCGACGCGCTCGACGCGGTGGCGGCAGCTGGGGGGTGGACCTGCAAGGTGGCGGTCGCGGGGCCCGAGGCGCCACCCGCCCTCCTCGAGGCCGCGGACCTGCGCCTCGACGGGCCCCCGGCCGCCCTCGCCTTCCTGCGCGCCGTCCTCGAGGCCGCCGGTGGCGCCTGA